In the Sus scrofa isolate TJ Tabasco breed Duroc chromosome 6, Sscrofa11.1, whole genome shotgun sequence genome, one interval contains:
- the DMPK gene encoding myotonin-protein kinase isoform X3 has product MSAEVRLRRLQQLVLDPGFLGLEPLLDLLLGVHQELGASDLAQEKYVADFLQWVDPIAARLKEARLQRDDFEILKVIGRGAFSEVAVVKMKQTGQVYAMKIMNKWDMLKRGEVSCFREERDVLVNGDQRWITQLHFAFQDENYLYLVMEYYVGGDLLTLLSKFGERIPAEMARFYLAEIVMAIDSVHRLGYVHRDIKPDNILLDRCGHIRLADFGSCLKLRADGTVRSLVAVGTPDYLSPEILQAVGGAPGTGSYGPECDWWALGVFAYEMFYGQTPFYADSTAETYGKIVHYKEHLSLPLADAGVPEEARDLIQQLLCPREMRLGRNGAGDFQKHPFFFGLDWDSLRDSVPPFTPDFDSATDTCNFDVVEDGLTAMETLSDIGEGMPLGVHLPFVGYSYSCMALRDEEILGSTPMELEAEPLPEPLQEPSLEPTVPGSEETAEVAVPEAILEPVAEAEVTLRELQEALEEEVLSRQSLSQELEAIRLANQNFASQLQEAQARNRDLEAHVRQLQERMELLQAEGAAAVTGVPSPRAMDPPSHMAPRPWLWASARWWGQAPCTAATCCSLPGSLGLAYGRRVPCSCSPLLWLVPPPWAALGWWPAPAISPQSDPAREPPSPPEP; this is encoded by the exons ATGTCAGCCGAGGTGCGGCTGAGGCGGCTTCAGCAGCTGGTGCTGGACCCCGGCTTCCTGGGGCTGGAGCCCCTGCTTGACCTTCTCCTGGGTGTCCACCAGGAGTTGGGCGCCTCCGACCTGGCCCAGGAGAAGTATGTGGCCGACTTCTTGCAGTGGG TGGATCCCATTGCGGCGAGGCTTAAGGAAGCCCGACTGCAGAGGGATGACTTCGAGATTCTGAAGGTGATCGGACGCGGGGCGTTCAGCGAG GTAGCGGTGGTGAAGATGAAGCAGACGGGCCAGGTGTACGCCATGAAGATCATGAATAAGTGGGACATGCTGAAGAGAGGCGAG GTGTCGTGCTTCCGCGAAGAGAGGGATGTGTTGGTGAACGGGGACCAGCGCTGGATCACGCAGCTGCATTTCGCCTTCCAGGACGAGAACTACCTG TACCTGGTCATGGAGTACTACGTGGGCGGGGACCTGCTAACGCTGCTGAGCAAGTTTGGGGAGCGGATCCCAGCCGAGATGGCACGCTTCTACCTGGCCGAGATTGTCATGGCCATAGACTCGGTACACCGGCTGGGCTACGTGCACAG GGACATCAAACCAGACAACATACTGCTGGACCGCTGCGGCCACATCCGCTTGGCGGACTTCGGCTCCTGCCTCAAGTTGCGGGCAGATGGAACG GTGCGGTCCCTGGTGGCGGTGGGCACCCCGGACTACTTGTCTCCCGAGATCCTGCAGGCCGTGGGCGGCGCGCCGGGGACTGGCAGCTACGGGCCCGAGTGTGACTGGTGGGCGCTGGGCGTGTTCGCCTATGAAATGTTCTATGGGCAGACGCCCTTCTACGCTGACTCCACGGCTGAGACCTACGGCAAGATCGTGCACTACAAG GAGCACCTGTCTCTACCGCTGGCAGATGCAGGGGTCCCTGAGGAGGCTCGCGACCTCATCCAGCAGCTGCTGTGTCCGCGGGAGATGCGCCTGGGCCGGAATGGAGCAGGCGATTTCCAGAagcatcctttcttttttggccttgaCTGGGACAGCCTCCGAGACAGCGTGCCTCCCTTTACACCAGATTTTGACAGTGCCACGGACACGTGCAACTTCGATGTGGTGGAAGATGGGCTCACTGCCATG GAGACGCTGTCAGATATTGGGGAAGGCATGCCCCTGGGGGTCCACCTGCCTTTCGTGGGCTACTCCTACTCCTGCATGGCCCTCAG GGACGAGGAGATCCTGGGCTCCACGCCCATGGAACTGGAGGCCGAGCCGTTGCCTGAGCCATTGCAAGAGCCCAGCCTGGAACCCACAGTGCCCGGATCAGAGGAAACA GCTGAAGTGGCAGTTCCAGAGGCCATTCTGGAGCCGGTGGCAGAAGCCGAGGTGACGCTGCGGGAGCTCCAAGAGGCCTTGGAGGAGGAGGTGCTTAGCCGGCAGAGCTTGAGCCAGGAGCTAGAGGCCATCCGTTTGGCCAACCAGAACTTCGCCAG TCAACTCCAGGAGGCCCAGGCCCGGAACCGAGACCTGGAGGCGCACGTTCGGCAGCTGCAGGAGCGGATGGAGTTGCTTCAGGCCGAGGGAGCCGCAG ctGTCACGGGGGTCCCCAGTCCCCGGGCCATGGATCCACCTTCCCAT ATGGCCCCCCGGCCGTGGCTCTGGGCCAGTGCCCGCTGGTGGGGCCAGGCCCCATGCACCGCCGCCACCTGCTGCTCCCTGCCAGG GTCCCTAGGCCTGGCCTACGGGAGGCGCGTTCCTTGCTCCTGTTCGCCGCTGCTCTGGCTGGTGCCGCCGCCCTGGGCTGCACTGGGTTGGTGGCCTGCGCCGGCCATCTCGCCGCAGTCTGACCCCGCCCGGGAGCCACCTTCGCCGCCTGAACCGTAG
- the DMPK gene encoding myotonin-protein kinase isoform X2: MSAEVRLRRLQQLVLDPGFLGLEPLLDLLLGVHQELGASDLAQEKYVADFLQWVDPIAARLKEARLQRDDFEILKVIGRGAFSEVAVVKMKQTGQVYAMKIMNKWDMLKRGEVSCFREERDVLVNGDQRWITQLHFAFQDENYLYLVMEYYVGGDLLTLLSKFGERIPAEMARFYLAEIVMAIDSVHRLGYVHRDIKPDNILLDRCGHIRLADFGSCLKLRADGTVRSLVAVGTPDYLSPEILQAVGGAPGTGSYGPECDWWALGVFAYEMFYGQTPFYADSTAETYGKIVHYKEHLSLPLADAGVPEEARDLIQQLLCPREMRLGRNGAGDFQKHPFFFGLDWDSLRDSVPPFTPDFDSATDTCNFDVVEDGLTAMVSGGGETLSDIGEGMPLGVHLPFVGYSYSCMALRDEEILGSTPMELEAEPLPEPLQEPSLEPTVPGSEETAEVAVPEAILEPVAEAEVTLRELQEALEEEVLSRQSLSQELEAIRLANQNFASQLQEAQARNRDLEAHVRQLQERMELLQAEGAAAVTGVPSPRAMDPPSHMAPRPWLWASARWWGQAPCTAATCCSLPGSLGLAYGRRVPCSCSPLLWLVPPPWAALGWWPAPAISPQSDPAREPPSPPEP, encoded by the exons ATGTCAGCCGAGGTGCGGCTGAGGCGGCTTCAGCAGCTGGTGCTGGACCCCGGCTTCCTGGGGCTGGAGCCCCTGCTTGACCTTCTCCTGGGTGTCCACCAGGAGTTGGGCGCCTCCGACCTGGCCCAGGAGAAGTATGTGGCCGACTTCTTGCAGTGGG TGGATCCCATTGCGGCGAGGCTTAAGGAAGCCCGACTGCAGAGGGATGACTTCGAGATTCTGAAGGTGATCGGACGCGGGGCGTTCAGCGAG GTAGCGGTGGTGAAGATGAAGCAGACGGGCCAGGTGTACGCCATGAAGATCATGAATAAGTGGGACATGCTGAAGAGAGGCGAG GTGTCGTGCTTCCGCGAAGAGAGGGATGTGTTGGTGAACGGGGACCAGCGCTGGATCACGCAGCTGCATTTCGCCTTCCAGGACGAGAACTACCTG TACCTGGTCATGGAGTACTACGTGGGCGGGGACCTGCTAACGCTGCTGAGCAAGTTTGGGGAGCGGATCCCAGCCGAGATGGCACGCTTCTACCTGGCCGAGATTGTCATGGCCATAGACTCGGTACACCGGCTGGGCTACGTGCACAG GGACATCAAACCAGACAACATACTGCTGGACCGCTGCGGCCACATCCGCTTGGCGGACTTCGGCTCCTGCCTCAAGTTGCGGGCAGATGGAACG GTGCGGTCCCTGGTGGCGGTGGGCACCCCGGACTACTTGTCTCCCGAGATCCTGCAGGCCGTGGGCGGCGCGCCGGGGACTGGCAGCTACGGGCCCGAGTGTGACTGGTGGGCGCTGGGCGTGTTCGCCTATGAAATGTTCTATGGGCAGACGCCCTTCTACGCTGACTCCACGGCTGAGACCTACGGCAAGATCGTGCACTACAAG GAGCACCTGTCTCTACCGCTGGCAGATGCAGGGGTCCCTGAGGAGGCTCGCGACCTCATCCAGCAGCTGCTGTGTCCGCGGGAGATGCGCCTGGGCCGGAATGGAGCAGGCGATTTCCAGAagcatcctttcttttttggccttgaCTGGGACAGCCTCCGAGACAGCGTGCCTCCCTTTACACCAGATTTTGACAGTGCCACGGACACGTGCAACTTCGATGTGGTGGAAGATGGGCTCACTGCCATGGTGAGCGGGGGCGGG GAGACGCTGTCAGATATTGGGGAAGGCATGCCCCTGGGGGTCCACCTGCCTTTCGTGGGCTACTCCTACTCCTGCATGGCCCTCAG GGACGAGGAGATCCTGGGCTCCACGCCCATGGAACTGGAGGCCGAGCCGTTGCCTGAGCCATTGCAAGAGCCCAGCCTGGAACCCACAGTGCCCGGATCAGAGGAAACA GCTGAAGTGGCAGTTCCAGAGGCCATTCTGGAGCCGGTGGCAGAAGCCGAGGTGACGCTGCGGGAGCTCCAAGAGGCCTTGGAGGAGGAGGTGCTTAGCCGGCAGAGCTTGAGCCAGGAGCTAGAGGCCATCCGTTTGGCCAACCAGAACTTCGCCAG TCAACTCCAGGAGGCCCAGGCCCGGAACCGAGACCTGGAGGCGCACGTTCGGCAGCTGCAGGAGCGGATGGAGTTGCTTCAGGCCGAGGGAGCCGCAG ctGTCACGGGGGTCCCCAGTCCCCGGGCCATGGATCCACCTTCCCAT ATGGCCCCCCGGCCGTGGCTCTGGGCCAGTGCCCGCTGGTGGGGCCAGGCCCCATGCACCGCCGCCACCTGCTGCTCCCTGCCAGG GTCCCTAGGCCTGGCCTACGGGAGGCGCGTTCCTTGCTCCTGTTCGCCGCTGCTCTGGCTGGTGCCGCCGCCCTGGGCTGCACTGGGTTGGTGGCCTGCGCCGGCCATCTCGCCGCAGTCTGACCCCGCCCGGGAGCCACCTTCGCCGCCTGAACCGTAG
- the DMPK gene encoding myotonin-protein kinase isoform X5, which translates to MSAEVRLRRLQQLVLDPGFLGLEPLLDLLLGVHQELGASDLAQEKYVADFLQWVDPIAARLKEARLQRDDFEILKVIGRGAFSEVAVVKMKQTGQVYAMKIMNKWDMLKRGEVSCFREERDVLVNGDQRWITQLHFAFQDENYLYLVMEYYVGGDLLTLLSKFGERIPAEMARFYLAEIVMAIDSVHRLGYVHRDIKPDNILLDRCGHIRLADFGSCLKLRADGTVRSLVAVGTPDYLSPEILQAVGGAPGTGSYGPECDWWALGVFAYEMFYGQTPFYADSTAETYGKIVHYKEHLSLPLADAGVPEEARDLIQQLLCPREMRLGRNGAGDFQKHPFFFGLDWDSLRDSVPPFTPDFDSATDTCNFDVVEDGLTAMETLSDIGEGMPLGVHLPFVGYSYSCMALRDEEILGSTPMELEAEPLPEPLQEPSLEPTVPGSEETAEVAVPEAILEPVAEAEVTLRELQEALEEEVLSRQSLSQELEAIRLANQNFASQLQEAQARNRDLEAHVRQLQERMELLQAEGAAAVTGVPSPRAMDPPSHLDGPPAVALGQCPLVGPGPMHRRHLLLPARVPRPGLREARSLLLFAAALAGAAALGCTGLVACAGHLAAV; encoded by the exons ATGTCAGCCGAGGTGCGGCTGAGGCGGCTTCAGCAGCTGGTGCTGGACCCCGGCTTCCTGGGGCTGGAGCCCCTGCTTGACCTTCTCCTGGGTGTCCACCAGGAGTTGGGCGCCTCCGACCTGGCCCAGGAGAAGTATGTGGCCGACTTCTTGCAGTGGG TGGATCCCATTGCGGCGAGGCTTAAGGAAGCCCGACTGCAGAGGGATGACTTCGAGATTCTGAAGGTGATCGGACGCGGGGCGTTCAGCGAG GTAGCGGTGGTGAAGATGAAGCAGACGGGCCAGGTGTACGCCATGAAGATCATGAATAAGTGGGACATGCTGAAGAGAGGCGAG GTGTCGTGCTTCCGCGAAGAGAGGGATGTGTTGGTGAACGGGGACCAGCGCTGGATCACGCAGCTGCATTTCGCCTTCCAGGACGAGAACTACCTG TACCTGGTCATGGAGTACTACGTGGGCGGGGACCTGCTAACGCTGCTGAGCAAGTTTGGGGAGCGGATCCCAGCCGAGATGGCACGCTTCTACCTGGCCGAGATTGTCATGGCCATAGACTCGGTACACCGGCTGGGCTACGTGCACAG GGACATCAAACCAGACAACATACTGCTGGACCGCTGCGGCCACATCCGCTTGGCGGACTTCGGCTCCTGCCTCAAGTTGCGGGCAGATGGAACG GTGCGGTCCCTGGTGGCGGTGGGCACCCCGGACTACTTGTCTCCCGAGATCCTGCAGGCCGTGGGCGGCGCGCCGGGGACTGGCAGCTACGGGCCCGAGTGTGACTGGTGGGCGCTGGGCGTGTTCGCCTATGAAATGTTCTATGGGCAGACGCCCTTCTACGCTGACTCCACGGCTGAGACCTACGGCAAGATCGTGCACTACAAG GAGCACCTGTCTCTACCGCTGGCAGATGCAGGGGTCCCTGAGGAGGCTCGCGACCTCATCCAGCAGCTGCTGTGTCCGCGGGAGATGCGCCTGGGCCGGAATGGAGCAGGCGATTTCCAGAagcatcctttcttttttggccttgaCTGGGACAGCCTCCGAGACAGCGTGCCTCCCTTTACACCAGATTTTGACAGTGCCACGGACACGTGCAACTTCGATGTGGTGGAAGATGGGCTCACTGCCATG GAGACGCTGTCAGATATTGGGGAAGGCATGCCCCTGGGGGTCCACCTGCCTTTCGTGGGCTACTCCTACTCCTGCATGGCCCTCAG GGACGAGGAGATCCTGGGCTCCACGCCCATGGAACTGGAGGCCGAGCCGTTGCCTGAGCCATTGCAAGAGCCCAGCCTGGAACCCACAGTGCCCGGATCAGAGGAAACA GCTGAAGTGGCAGTTCCAGAGGCCATTCTGGAGCCGGTGGCAGAAGCCGAGGTGACGCTGCGGGAGCTCCAAGAGGCCTTGGAGGAGGAGGTGCTTAGCCGGCAGAGCTTGAGCCAGGAGCTAGAGGCCATCCGTTTGGCCAACCAGAACTTCGCCAG TCAACTCCAGGAGGCCCAGGCCCGGAACCGAGACCTGGAGGCGCACGTTCGGCAGCTGCAGGAGCGGATGGAGTTGCTTCAGGCCGAGGGAGCCGCAG ctGTCACGGGGGTCCCCAGTCCCCGGGCCATGGATCCACCTTCCCAT ctaGATGGCCCCCCGGCCGTGGCTCTGGGCCAGTGCCCGCTGGTGGGGCCAGGCCCCATGCACCGCCGCCACCTGCTGCTCCCTGCCAGG GTCCCTAGGCCTGGCCTACGGGAGGCGCGTTCCTTGCTCCTGTTCGCCGCTGCTCTGGCTGGTGCCGCCGCCCTGGGCTGCACTGGGTTGGTGGCCTGCGCCGGCCATCTCGCCGCAGTCTGA
- the DMPK gene encoding myotonin-protein kinase isoform X4: MSAEVRLRRLQQLVLDPGFLGLEPLLDLLLGVHQELGASDLAQEKYVADFLQWVDPIAARLKEARLQRDDFEILKVIGRGAFSEVAVVKMKQTGQVYAMKIMNKWDMLKRGEVSCFREERDVLVNGDQRWITQLHFAFQDENYLYLVMEYYVGGDLLTLLSKFGERIPAEMARFYLAEIVMAIDSVHRLGYVHRDIKPDNILLDRCGHIRLADFGSCLKLRADGTVRSLVAVGTPDYLSPEILQAVGGAPGTGSYGPECDWWALGVFAYEMFYGQTPFYADSTAETYGKIVHYKEHLSLPLADAGVPEEARDLIQQLLCPREMRLGRNGAGDFQKHPFFFGLDWDSLRDSVPPFTPDFDSATDTCNFDVVEDGLTAMVSGGGETLSDIGEGMPLGVHLPFVGYSYSCMALRDEEILGSTPMELEAEPLPEPLQEPSLEPTVPGSEETAEVAVPEAILEPVAEAEVTLRELQEALEEEVLSRQSLSQELEAIRLANQNFASQLQEAQARNRDLEAHVRQLQERMELLQAEGAAAVTGVPSPRAMDPPSHLDGPPAVALGQCPLVGPGPMHRRHLLLPARVPRPGLREARSLLLFAAALAGAAALGCTGLVACAGHLAAV; the protein is encoded by the exons ATGTCAGCCGAGGTGCGGCTGAGGCGGCTTCAGCAGCTGGTGCTGGACCCCGGCTTCCTGGGGCTGGAGCCCCTGCTTGACCTTCTCCTGGGTGTCCACCAGGAGTTGGGCGCCTCCGACCTGGCCCAGGAGAAGTATGTGGCCGACTTCTTGCAGTGGG TGGATCCCATTGCGGCGAGGCTTAAGGAAGCCCGACTGCAGAGGGATGACTTCGAGATTCTGAAGGTGATCGGACGCGGGGCGTTCAGCGAG GTAGCGGTGGTGAAGATGAAGCAGACGGGCCAGGTGTACGCCATGAAGATCATGAATAAGTGGGACATGCTGAAGAGAGGCGAG GTGTCGTGCTTCCGCGAAGAGAGGGATGTGTTGGTGAACGGGGACCAGCGCTGGATCACGCAGCTGCATTTCGCCTTCCAGGACGAGAACTACCTG TACCTGGTCATGGAGTACTACGTGGGCGGGGACCTGCTAACGCTGCTGAGCAAGTTTGGGGAGCGGATCCCAGCCGAGATGGCACGCTTCTACCTGGCCGAGATTGTCATGGCCATAGACTCGGTACACCGGCTGGGCTACGTGCACAG GGACATCAAACCAGACAACATACTGCTGGACCGCTGCGGCCACATCCGCTTGGCGGACTTCGGCTCCTGCCTCAAGTTGCGGGCAGATGGAACG GTGCGGTCCCTGGTGGCGGTGGGCACCCCGGACTACTTGTCTCCCGAGATCCTGCAGGCCGTGGGCGGCGCGCCGGGGACTGGCAGCTACGGGCCCGAGTGTGACTGGTGGGCGCTGGGCGTGTTCGCCTATGAAATGTTCTATGGGCAGACGCCCTTCTACGCTGACTCCACGGCTGAGACCTACGGCAAGATCGTGCACTACAAG GAGCACCTGTCTCTACCGCTGGCAGATGCAGGGGTCCCTGAGGAGGCTCGCGACCTCATCCAGCAGCTGCTGTGTCCGCGGGAGATGCGCCTGGGCCGGAATGGAGCAGGCGATTTCCAGAagcatcctttcttttttggccttgaCTGGGACAGCCTCCGAGACAGCGTGCCTCCCTTTACACCAGATTTTGACAGTGCCACGGACACGTGCAACTTCGATGTGGTGGAAGATGGGCTCACTGCCATGGTGAGCGGGGGCGGG GAGACGCTGTCAGATATTGGGGAAGGCATGCCCCTGGGGGTCCACCTGCCTTTCGTGGGCTACTCCTACTCCTGCATGGCCCTCAG GGACGAGGAGATCCTGGGCTCCACGCCCATGGAACTGGAGGCCGAGCCGTTGCCTGAGCCATTGCAAGAGCCCAGCCTGGAACCCACAGTGCCCGGATCAGAGGAAACA GCTGAAGTGGCAGTTCCAGAGGCCATTCTGGAGCCGGTGGCAGAAGCCGAGGTGACGCTGCGGGAGCTCCAAGAGGCCTTGGAGGAGGAGGTGCTTAGCCGGCAGAGCTTGAGCCAGGAGCTAGAGGCCATCCGTTTGGCCAACCAGAACTTCGCCAG TCAACTCCAGGAGGCCCAGGCCCGGAACCGAGACCTGGAGGCGCACGTTCGGCAGCTGCAGGAGCGGATGGAGTTGCTTCAGGCCGAGGGAGCCGCAG ctGTCACGGGGGTCCCCAGTCCCCGGGCCATGGATCCACCTTCCCAT ctaGATGGCCCCCCGGCCGTGGCTCTGGGCCAGTGCCCGCTGGTGGGGCCAGGCCCCATGCACCGCCGCCACCTGCTGCTCCCTGCCAGG GTCCCTAGGCCTGGCCTACGGGAGGCGCGTTCCTTGCTCCTGTTCGCCGCTGCTCTGGCTGGTGCCGCCGCCCTGGGCTGCACTGGGTTGGTGGCCTGCGCCGGCCATCTCGCCGCAGTCTGA
- the DMPK gene encoding myotonin-protein kinase isoform X1, translated as MSAEVRLRRLQQLVLDPGFLGLEPLLDLLLGVHQELGASDLAQEKYVADFLQWVDPIAARLKEARLQRDDFEILKVIGRGAFSEVAVVKMKQTGQVYAMKIMNKWDMLKRGEVSCFREERDVLVNGDQRWITQLHFAFQDENYLYLVMEYYVGGDLLTLLSKFGERIPAEMARFYLAEIVMAIDSVHRLGYVHRDIKPDNILLDRCGHIRLADFGSCLKLRADGTVRSLVAVGTPDYLSPEILQAVGGAPGTGSYGPECDWWALGVFAYEMFYGQTPFYADSTAETYGKIVHYKEHLSLPLADAGVPEEARDLIQQLLCPREMRLGRNGAGDFQKHPFFFGLDWDSLRDSVPPFTPDFDSATDTCNFDVVEDGLTAMVSGGGETLSDIGEGMPLGVHLPFVGYSYSCMALRDEEILGSTPMELEAEPLPEPLQEPSLEPTVPGSEETAEVAVPEAILEPVAEAEVTLRELQEALEEEVLSRQSLSQELEAIRLANQNFARSGSGPGQSLHLAASLTGIPKGSRSLPTCSQLQEAQARNRDLEAHVRQLQERMELLQAEGAAAVTGVPSPRAMDPPSHLDGPPAVALGQCPLVGPGPMHRRHLLLPARVPRPGLREARSLLLFAAALAGAAALGCTGLVACAGHLAAV; from the exons ATGTCAGCCGAGGTGCGGCTGAGGCGGCTTCAGCAGCTGGTGCTGGACCCCGGCTTCCTGGGGCTGGAGCCCCTGCTTGACCTTCTCCTGGGTGTCCACCAGGAGTTGGGCGCCTCCGACCTGGCCCAGGAGAAGTATGTGGCCGACTTCTTGCAGTGGG TGGATCCCATTGCGGCGAGGCTTAAGGAAGCCCGACTGCAGAGGGATGACTTCGAGATTCTGAAGGTGATCGGACGCGGGGCGTTCAGCGAG GTAGCGGTGGTGAAGATGAAGCAGACGGGCCAGGTGTACGCCATGAAGATCATGAATAAGTGGGACATGCTGAAGAGAGGCGAG GTGTCGTGCTTCCGCGAAGAGAGGGATGTGTTGGTGAACGGGGACCAGCGCTGGATCACGCAGCTGCATTTCGCCTTCCAGGACGAGAACTACCTG TACCTGGTCATGGAGTACTACGTGGGCGGGGACCTGCTAACGCTGCTGAGCAAGTTTGGGGAGCGGATCCCAGCCGAGATGGCACGCTTCTACCTGGCCGAGATTGTCATGGCCATAGACTCGGTACACCGGCTGGGCTACGTGCACAG GGACATCAAACCAGACAACATACTGCTGGACCGCTGCGGCCACATCCGCTTGGCGGACTTCGGCTCCTGCCTCAAGTTGCGGGCAGATGGAACG GTGCGGTCCCTGGTGGCGGTGGGCACCCCGGACTACTTGTCTCCCGAGATCCTGCAGGCCGTGGGCGGCGCGCCGGGGACTGGCAGCTACGGGCCCGAGTGTGACTGGTGGGCGCTGGGCGTGTTCGCCTATGAAATGTTCTATGGGCAGACGCCCTTCTACGCTGACTCCACGGCTGAGACCTACGGCAAGATCGTGCACTACAAG GAGCACCTGTCTCTACCGCTGGCAGATGCAGGGGTCCCTGAGGAGGCTCGCGACCTCATCCAGCAGCTGCTGTGTCCGCGGGAGATGCGCCTGGGCCGGAATGGAGCAGGCGATTTCCAGAagcatcctttcttttttggccttgaCTGGGACAGCCTCCGAGACAGCGTGCCTCCCTTTACACCAGATTTTGACAGTGCCACGGACACGTGCAACTTCGATGTGGTGGAAGATGGGCTCACTGCCATGGTGAGCGGGGGCGGG GAGACGCTGTCAGATATTGGGGAAGGCATGCCCCTGGGGGTCCACCTGCCTTTCGTGGGCTACTCCTACTCCTGCATGGCCCTCAG GGACGAGGAGATCCTGGGCTCCACGCCCATGGAACTGGAGGCCGAGCCGTTGCCTGAGCCATTGCAAGAGCCCAGCCTGGAACCCACAGTGCCCGGATCAGAGGAAACA GCTGAAGTGGCAGTTCCAGAGGCCATTCTGGAGCCGGTGGCAGAAGCCGAGGTGACGCTGCGGGAGCTCCAAGAGGCCTTGGAGGAGGAGGTGCTTAGCCGGCAGAGCTTGAGCCAGGAGCTAGAGGCCATCCGTTTGGCCAACCAGAACTTCGCCAGGTCGGGGTCGGGGCCGGGACAGTCACTACATTTAGCGGCCTCTCTCACCGGAATCCCAAAGGGCTCACGGTCCTTACCTACCTGCAGTCAACTCCAGGAGGCCCAGGCCCGGAACCGAGACCTGGAGGCGCACGTTCGGCAGCTGCAGGAGCGGATGGAGTTGCTTCAGGCCGAGGGAGCCGCAG ctGTCACGGGGGTCCCCAGTCCCCGGGCCATGGATCCACCTTCCCAT ctaGATGGCCCCCCGGCCGTGGCTCTGGGCCAGTGCCCGCTGGTGGGGCCAGGCCCCATGCACCGCCGCCACCTGCTGCTCCCTGCCAGG GTCCCTAGGCCTGGCCTACGGGAGGCGCGTTCCTTGCTCCTGTTCGCCGCTGCTCTGGCTGGTGCCGCCGCCCTGGGCTGCACTGGGTTGGTGGCCTGCGCCGGCCATCTCGCCGCAGTCTGA